TGCGGTGGGTCAACTTTGCTCTAGAAACATGCTGCACCCCAGCACACATTTGAGGGAGGATTTAGGAGCAAAAATAGAGCAAATTATGCAAAACAAAAAGTGCAAGAGGGCATGGAGTTCTTTAACAATGCCACCACCTGTCAGCTGACACCACACTCTTGTGCTAACAAGGAAAACCACAAGAAAACACTGATTGTTAAAGGTTGAGACAGGAATATAATTCCCAGAAAACTGGCATGTtacaatttaaactttttttttcactttgtcaACTTGGGTTGTATCTTTATACTGTAAAATCATATATAGTACTAGTGTTAAACAAAATTTAAAGAATGTGGATTTTTCTAAATGTCAAGTCTCTGGTgcagaattattttgacaatgaTCCCATCTAGTGACCACTAGGTGTCATTGTAGttagtttttcttttgaaaggcGCAAGTTTGCTGCAGGTTCTCAcggtcagccattttggctcggctGTCATTGTAGttagtttttcttttgaaaggcGCAAGTTTGCTGCAGGTTCTCAcggtcagccattttggctcagcggccagttgaactctgacctcggtatgcgtattaaaaatagacacacacaaaatacctcaaatattaaaaactaacTACAatagctacagctgcgacacgtataaaaataatcaataataacctcatacaatttaaatattatttaggatacgtatatttgcttgtgcagctcgctacagatagtttggtagctctggctagtccactctatcactaaccaatcatagtttgtgaaagcgatgacgtatccctacacctgcgagaagggcttgttgtcgccaactcgaaatctgattggttaaagcaacagttttatcaaagtttattttatgctgcagttactcaccctggcaacaaataatcgctgaaatgtgattggttacatgcttaaatatgaaaacatgcaCATGGAAACAATTAAAGAAAGCTATCTGATggacaatttgaaattatttaaaaaatactaataataatatgtcTGTACAAAATAGAAGTTCACACATTATTGTACAGCTAAAATGTAGGTCCTTATCTTTAAGCAATCTACTGCACTTCTGGCCAGTATTTAAAACATGTTGTTAAAGATAACCTCTGTATGAACTTTGGAACATTAATTACATCAGAAATTGatgctatttttaaaaagccgaGAAAATTTTAATTATAGTCACCAAATGTTGAACTACATTTCCCACAATGCTCTACGGGTGTCAAGGCCACAATTGTTTTTCGCAGATCTGTACTACGTTGGAGAGGACGGTGAGCTAATGCTGAGCATGGGCAATGCAATCCAGGTGATTTGTAAAGCTTCTAAAGTTCGGTGGCTACCCTGAATGTTCATCCTCAGTTCATAATCTCGCTTAAAGGAGACGCAACAAAGCGCCTAAGATGGTTGCGCTCCGGGGCCGCTCGAATAAGTAGGTTTACTATAGCTTTAAGAAGGCGAAGACGGCGACTGCTTCTTTAAGGTTATATCGGGTTATTTGTGAATAGATAATTAAGAAAAGTTTTCCTTTTGTGATCAATAAATCGATGCGTTTAATTTGCGACGAACCTAGCGCATTCACTGAAAATGCCCTACAGTCGGATAAAGGCCTCTCGACATCCAAATGTCTGTATACTAGACGTGCGTTATTCCTCATTTTGCAAATAATCCAGCAGGGCtttatgtcaaaataaaaacggGCCGGAGTGTGATCTCGGTGATGGAACCGACCAGCGAGCGAAATGACCGCGCACATACAGGCAAAGAACTGGACAAGCACAAGGCCGCAGAGCAGACACCGGACTCTGGTGCAGCCGTTACCCCGCGGAGAGGGCTCCGGGAGCGGGGAGCCACACGCACAAGAGGGGGCAAGTCTGCCTTACAAGCCACCGTCAACGGAGCTATTCGAGGCTCGGGGAGGGTATTACGGGACCGCTCGACTAGGGCTGTGCCGGCTTGGCTGAAGGAAAGCAAAAGTGAGGAGGACGAAGACCAACACAGCGTTGACGCAGGGGCCAGCAAGCGGAAGAAAGTTTCCAACTCCCGACGGAGGAAAAACGGGGACTCTTCGGGGACGGTGGAAGCTGGTGATGGCGTCGCAGATGACGACCCGAAAGCTGCTGAGTAAGTTTTTGCATCATTATTAATTAAGACGTTATGAGGAAACACTAACGTGACAGCATTTGACGTCAACAACGCCCCTTCTCTCTATTCGAAAAGTGGGGCACTATTTACCTGGGTTCTTCCGAACTTCtaaatttaatgaataaaaacatcttCTGTTGTCTCTGTAGGTCTGTGGAGGGACCCAAGAACCCCATAACTAATCTTGAAggtaaataaatgcattaaaccCTTTCATTTAAGCTACATCTACAAAGTAAGTGCATTATTATTCACATTATCCATTTTGGTGGGATACTAGCATGAATTTAATCCTTTCAGGGACAGTAAAAGATGGACATGGATATTAAAAACACTCctcgacggcaatagacgtccattcgatTTAGCAATCATTCAATTaacggtcaatggcagccaaaacgTTAAAGTATTTGAGgtcacaaaacagaaaaaaaacacagctggaatctatttttttctgatttaatACTCATGCAAGTTTTAATCTTGTATATTTATTTCTGTTTACATAATTGATTTTTGGAGGAGGGTGGTGGAAAAGGTTCATTGGCCCCTTTCCACTACTCTAAACATTGGGGGGAATGAAATAATCATAGTTCATGCatgaaaatgatgaaatatttcaaatgcaGTACAGCCCTTAACACTGAACTGTCTAGAAACAATAATTGCATTGCACAATAATTCCACCTAATTTGAACAACATTCACGTGAAAGATGGTTGTCATTCACTCCAGTCAACTGACAATCATTTTTGATTAAGGTACAACATTGTGATTGCTGATGATCCAGCTCAGGGTTGAGCCAAGCCTCCTTGTGGCAAGGCAGGCCCATTCACCACTCTGCCAAGTCTGTACACAAACAAATCACACAGTAGAAAATCAAGCTGGTGAGCAAGCAGCAGGCGGCAAGCCAAAAAATTGCGAGTTTCCAGCTGTGAAACTGTGACCCTTAAGCTGATGGCTGCTCCAATCCGACTCGATTGTTGACAGATTCAAGGAATTCATCACTTGAAAATTATCCAATATACTGAGGGGAAAAATGtttattaggaaaaaaagagatGAGAGTTGGACTGGAAGTTGAATTTACTGATGTCTTTTCTCCCTGTTTTCTAGCTGCTTCAGGAGAGACGAGTGTTAAAGAAAAATTGGAGATGTGAGTTTATTTTGCTCCTTAAAGTTGTTCAAATTTAAAGTGTCTCAACCTGAATTGTATAAACGGAAGCGTGGTATGTTCTCATGTTGCTGATGGTGGAATAACTAGCTTTTACAAAGTGACAAACTACTAAAATATAAGTAGAACTTGAAAAAGTACATTAAGTGCTTTTCTCTATAATATAGGAGTGTGTGTGGCATGTGCTTGTATTAGAATATGAATATCATgagctcttgttttttttccttagcaaAAATGGAGAAGCGAAGAATGAAGCACTTGGTGGTCAATTTCGTGAAAAGGAGGACCCTCAATTTCAGGATGACAGAAAGGACTTGAACAAAACTGCCGCTTCACCTCAGGGGTAAACTCGACACAAGTTCATCACTTGGCTTTTGCGTAAAATCCTCATCATTTTACTCATATTGATTCTCATTTTTTCCCCAGTGAAACGGACGAGGAAGAAGTTATCACCAGTGATGAAGATGTTCCCTTCAGAGATGATTTAAATGATCAGAGCTACGACCCGAGGGTGGAAAAATTAGTGTATGCGCTGCAGGCTTAAACTGTAACAGCTGTCTTTATTTTCAGGTCTGACTTTGGCCTATAACATCCTGCATCTCACTTATGTTCGCAGGGATCCAACCAAGCCAAAGCGCCGGGTTCCTCTGAGACAGAAGGACAAGAAAGAACGAGAAAAAGCTCCCAAGACAGAGGAAGTTGAAGAGATAAAACTGGAGGGTTCCGATAACACAAGTAATGCTGAATTTGATGTGAAGCGAGAGGAAGACTTAGCGGAGGAACCCGACGGGCCGAGGAAGTAAGATAGCGACAAACTTCTCATGAAATACCATCACTGTCTTGCAAAAGTCACTTGGAAACTGTTTCATTTTTCTGCTAGGAGGGGTCGACGGAAAAAAGACGACAAAACGCCACGGCTGCCAAAAAGAAGGTATGGTGTGCTCGTTACTAAGATTGCATTTTTTAGGCAGCCTGTCATGAGTTTGCGATAAGTCAAGTAGTCCCAGCCCTGACAGCATCTTACTTTTTCCATCCAGAAAGAAGCCCCCAGTGCAGTATGTCCGATGTGAAATAGAAGGATGTGGCACCGTCCTTGCTCACCCTCGATACCTGCAGGTAAATGCAACTTAGTCGCTGCTATTCTCGTTGTTTTTAGGCATTGTGGCGTTCAACGACTTGCTGAATATAATgatcaaactgtttttttaatctatatttTGCACTACAGCACCATATCAAATATCAGCACTTGCTCAAAAAGAAATACGTTTGCCCTCATCCTACTTGTGGAAGACTTTTCCGACTTCAGAAACAGCTACTTCGTCATGCCAAACACCATACAGGTATTCCCTTGGAAGTGAAAAATTAGAGTGCGAGTGAGGTTTTGCTCTTGACATTTGTTGCTTTGGGATTTTTAGACCAGAGAGATTACATCTGTGAGTTCTGTGCTCGTGCCTTCAAGAGCTCCCACAATCTGGCTGTGCACCGCATGATCCACACTGGAGAGAAACCCCTCCAGTTAGTATTGCCTCGGTGTTTTCCACCATTCACATCATTTTTCTGGCATCATCTTTTTCCTGAAAATGTTTTCATACCACACCCTGTTCTTGTACTAATAGGTGTGAGATATGTGGCTTCACCTGTCGCCAGAAGGCATCCCTCAACTGGCACATGAAGAAGCACGATGCAGATGCCAGCTACCAGTTTTCGTGCTCCATTTGCGGCAAGAAGTTTGAGAAGAAGGACTGCGTGGTGGCTCATAAAGCCAAGAGTCACCCAGAGGTGCTCATAGCAGAGGCGCTAGCAGCCAACGCTGGCACTCTGATCACAACCCCCGCGTCGGTGTTGGATGCCCCGACCAACCCCGTGCAAGGAGAGATTGCAGGTGCTGGCCTGGGGGGAGTGAGCCAGGAAGGACATGTCGGCGGCTCACAAGTGGCTCAGGTCTCCCAGATGGCTAACATGACCCCTCAAGTCAGTCACTCGGTGGTTCTATTGGGCCAAGAGCCTGCACTCCACGCCATGCAAGTGCCAGTGACAATTGCCCTTTCCCCCATCGACCCCCCGTCGCCTGCCGACCAGCAACAGAGTCAAGTCCAGGTGCAGATGCCCGTCCAGTTTGTCCAACAGCCCCCTCAACTCGACTTGCATTCCCCAGCAGTGGTGACCCAGCAGCAACCCCAGCTCCAGCCTCTTCAGCCCTACTGCTCCCAGCAACAGAGCCAAGGGCAAATCCTACAAATGGCATTCCAGCCCGTTAGCCAGTCGGAGACTCCCATTCAGCAGATCTCAATCCTCGCCACGTCCCAACAGTATACCACCCTGCAGACGATCCCTTCCACCACCCCGCTCCTATCTCCACCACAGCCCCAGGAGGCATCCAACAGGAAAAGCTTCACCCCGGACAATCCTGCACTGGCTCCTGCATCAACACCAGCTACTTCTTTCCATACACCAGATGGGGCGGGGTCGGATGGCGGCACCTGGGAGCAAATGAACCAAGGGGCCGCCCTTCCTGACAACGTTGGGGAAAACGTGCAGAGGGTTGCCATTTGAAACCAGGAGGGTGCGCACAAACGGACGGAAACCACACGATGTCACAACAATTTGGAAAAGCAAAGTTAAGAGGTTCATGtaggacaggggtgtccaaactatctCACAAAGGGGCCGCAGTTGGTGCAGGTTTTTACTTACTTATCCTCCaatgtttaaccaatgagatttctgcaatcacctgattgcacttttaagacaccagattcgTGAAAATGTATTATCTTCATCGGTTAGAAAGAAAACCTGCCACCCTGACCAGTTTGGACACCTATGATGTAggatcactgtcttttttttttttatagaacagGTTATCAGGGAACCATAAGTGCGTGCGTACCTTTGTACATAAATGGTCCTATGAAAGTCACtaggtttttgtgtgtgtgctggtATATTATTGTAAAGCTATTATTATAAATAAGCTCTATGAAGGCATACTTGTAAGTAATTCACAGCACAACAAGTAACGTCCAGTGtctcctcatgttcaaaattttGTTGCACCAAAAACACACTAGAAATCTAGCAAGCAAAAGTGTTACTTAAgtcatgtattatttattaataccACAACATGTACTGTGTAATAACCAACGAGAGGGCCGCCACTAACATGTATTTGTGAGTAAAAGTGATTTTTCATTTAACTAAATAACTTGTTTAAACATAGTGTTTTGTCTATAGCATTGTTTACTGTAAGGACTAAAACTGAATATGAATTCATATAACATGAAAATGGGCAATTCCTGTCTTTAAGTCTATATGTCATGCAATGTTCATTGCTTTTAACAGAACAAAACCTGTACAGATAAGATTTTACAGTACACTCTTTGAGAGAAAAATTAGGTGTAGGATCCCGTTGAAGCACATTTGCCAACTTTTCATTTAGAAGATGTAAATAAATGTCTAAACTAACGCTCTATATATTTCATTGTCAAACACAATCCAAATGTTGAGTTCCAATCACGGCATTCTCGTCAAACTACCTTATCTAACTACTAATTTGCTG
The Stigmatopora argus isolate UIUO_Sarg chromosome 7, RoL_Sarg_1.0, whole genome shotgun sequence DNA segment above includes these coding regions:
- the zfp91 gene encoding uncharacterized protein zfp91, encoding MEPTSERNDRAHTGKELDKHKAAEQTPDSGAAVTPRRGLRERGATRTRGGKSALQATVNGAIRGSGRVLRDRSTRAVPAWLKESKSEEDEDQHSVDAGASKRKKVSNSRRRKNGDSSGTVEAGDGVADDDPKAAESVEGPKNPITNLEAASGETSVKEKLEIKNGEAKNEALGGQFREKEDPQFQDDRKDLNKTAASPQGETDEEEVITSDEDVPFRDDLNDQSYDPRVEKLVDPTKPKRRVPLRQKDKKEREKAPKTEEVEEIKLEGSDNTSNAEFDVKREEDLAEEPDGPRKRGRRKKDDKTPRLPKRRKKPPVQYVRCEIEGCGTVLAHPRYLQHHIKYQHLLKKKYVCPHPTCGRLFRLQKQLLRHAKHHTDQRDYICEFCARAFKSSHNLAVHRMIHTGEKPLQCEICGFTCRQKASLNWHMKKHDADASYQFSCSICGKKFEKKDCVVAHKAKSHPEVLIAEALAANAGTLITTPASVLDAPTNPVQGEIAGAGLGGVSQEGHVGGSQVAQVSQMANMTPQVSHSVVLLGQEPALHAMQVPVTIALSPIDPPSPADQQQSQVQVQMPVQFVQQPPQLDLHSPAVVTQQQPQLQPLQPYCSQQQSQGQILQMAFQPVSQSETPIQQISILATSQQYTTLQTIPSTTPLLSPPQPQEASNRKSFTPDNPALAPASTPATSFHTPDGAGSDGGTWEQMNQGAALPDNVGENVQRVAI